The following proteins come from a genomic window of Shinella zoogloeoides:
- a CDS encoding FecCD family ABC transporter permease — translation MTINTHYRATLAALAATTLALFLLSLTTGPADVGFFDSLHALFGGGEELLVLVMQEIRLPRALLGLLVGATLGLSGAALQGYLRNPLAEPGLIGVSASASLGAVIAIYTGLSALFVLALPLMALAGAMLAVLVLKAMAGADGRPLTVILTGIAISSLAGAMTSLVLNLSPNPFAAMEIMFWMLGSLTDRSMPHVWLMLPFTVIGWLLLFRLGRALDALSLGPDAAASMGVDLRQVQRLAVVGTALSVGAATAVTGAIGFVGLVVPHVLRPLVGAQPSRLLPASALGGAALLLAADILVRVVAPDRDLKLGVLTAIVGAPFFFWLVWSHRRTGL, via the coding sequence GTGACGATCAATACCCACTACCGCGCCACCCTCGCCGCCCTGGCGGCGACCACCCTCGCGCTCTTTCTTTTATCACTCACCACCGGCCCGGCGGACGTCGGCTTTTTCGACAGTCTTCATGCGCTCTTCGGCGGCGGGGAGGAACTGCTTGTCCTGGTGATGCAGGAGATCCGCCTGCCCCGCGCCCTGCTCGGCTTGCTGGTCGGCGCAACGCTCGGCCTTTCCGGCGCCGCGCTGCAAGGGTATCTGCGCAATCCATTGGCCGAACCGGGGCTGATCGGCGTCAGCGCGTCGGCCTCGCTCGGCGCGGTCATCGCCATCTATACCGGGCTTTCCGCGCTCTTCGTGCTCGCCCTGCCGCTCATGGCGCTGGCCGGCGCGATGCTGGCCGTCCTCGTTCTCAAGGCGATGGCGGGCGCGGACGGGCGGCCGCTCACCGTCATCCTCACGGGCATCGCGATTTCCAGCCTCGCGGGCGCGATGACCTCGCTGGTGCTGAACCTCTCGCCCAACCCCTTCGCGGCGATGGAGATCATGTTCTGGATGCTCGGCTCGCTCACCGACCGCTCGATGCCGCATGTCTGGCTGATGCTGCCCTTCACGGTCATCGGCTGGCTGCTGCTGTTCCGCCTCGGCCGGGCACTCGATGCGCTGAGCCTCGGCCCTGACGCGGCCGCGAGCATGGGCGTCGATCTCCGGCAGGTACAGCGTCTTGCGGTCGTCGGCACGGCGCTGTCAGTCGGGGCCGCCACGGCCGTTACCGGCGCCATCGGCTTTGTCGGCCTCGTCGTGCCCCATGTGCTGCGTCCGCTCGTCGGCGCGCAGCCCTCGCGGCTTCTGCCAGCCAGTGCGCTTGGCGGTGCGGCCCTGCTGCTCGCCGCCGACATTCTCGTGCGGGTCGTCGCGCCGGATCGCGACCTCAAGCTCGGCGTTTTGACCGCAATCGTCGGCGCGCCCTTCTTCTTCTGGCTCGTCTGGTCGCACAGGAGGACGGGATTGTGA
- a CDS encoding ABC transporter substrate-binding protein, translated as MEGRRWHAMILAGLFWPAAASCADAAPRRVVSMNVCTDQMAMLIARPGQLYSVSYLARDAGTSAMAGQAEAYVVNHGLAEEIFLMKPDLVLAGTYTTRTTVALLRRLGFRVEEFPPEASFDEVRANLARMGELLGNPERAKTLIAGMDAEIAALETANAPRLRTALTFANSYTSGSGTLVSEVVKRAGLDNIAETLGMEGTARLPLELLVLADPELMAGGRSQAEGPALAEQNFAHPAYRALAAANAEAPLENRLTVCGGPFTLEAARALQDAARRAKGRAP; from the coding sequence ATGGAGGGACGGCGTTGGCATGCGATGATCCTTGCCGGCCTCTTCTGGCCGGCAGCGGCAAGCTGTGCCGACGCCGCTCCGCGGCGCGTGGTGTCGATGAATGTCTGTACGGACCAGATGGCCATGCTCATCGCAAGACCCGGCCAGCTCTATTCCGTCTCCTACCTGGCGCGCGATGCCGGCACATCCGCGATGGCGGGGCAGGCCGAGGCCTATGTCGTCAATCACGGCCTGGCCGAAGAAATCTTCCTGATGAAGCCCGACCTGGTGCTCGCCGGCACCTATACGACGCGCACGACCGTCGCGCTGCTGCGCCGGCTGGGCTTCCGCGTCGAGGAGTTCCCGCCGGAAGCCTCCTTCGACGAGGTCCGCGCCAACCTCGCCCGCATGGGCGAGCTGCTCGGCAATCCCGAGCGGGCGAAAACGCTGATCGCGGGAATGGATGCGGAGATCGCGGCGCTCGAAACCGCTAACGCGCCGCGGCTGCGCACCGCCCTTACTTTCGCCAACAGTTATACGTCCGGATCCGGCACGCTCGTTTCCGAAGTCGTGAAGCGCGCCGGCCTCGACAACATCGCCGAGACGCTGGGCATGGAGGGCACTGCCCGCCTGCCGCTGGAACTGCTCGTCCTAGCCGATCCGGAACTGATGGCCGGCGGGCGGTCGCAAGCGGAAGGCCCTGCCCTTGCCGAGCAGAATTTTGCCCATCCCGCCTATCGCGCGCTCGCAGCCGCCAATGCCGAAGCGCCGCTCGAAAACCGGCTGACAGTCTGCGGTGGGCCGTTCACCCTTGAAGCCGCCCGCGCCTTGCAGGACGCGGCCCGCCGGGCAAAGGGGCGCGCACCGTGA